A DNA window from Microcystis aeruginosa NIES-843 contains the following coding sequences:
- the htpG gene encoding molecular chaperone HtpG has protein sequence MTVLEKGNITIHTENIFPIIKKSLYTDHEIFLRELISNSVDAISKLKMASLAGEARGEVPEPEINLAIDKENRTLSITDNGIGMTGEEIKKYINQVAFSSAEEFINKYQKSANDLIGHFGLGFYSAFMVAKKVEIDTLSYQEGATPVHWSCDGSPEFELTDSSRSQIGTTITLTLMDEEGEYLEPARIRQLVKTYSDFMLVPIKIDGEVINQQRALWKESPQNLTKEDYLEFYRYLYPFQEEPLLWVHLNTDYPFLLNGILYFPKLRPDVDVSKGQLKLFCNQVFVSDHCEEIIPDFLMPLRGVIDSPDIPLNVSRSALTKDRTVRRIADFIAKKIADRLKSLYNEDAKEYIRCWGDVGTFIKFGSLKEDKFKQQVEDILIYRTTYKPLETPVQVAVQTAEGDAWQEATAKTPLEAIEQEGYTTLKAYLERHKERHENRVFYCTDPRSQSTYVELYKNQGLEILFFDSFIDTNYFIPFLEREYSDVKFTRVDSELDSTLLEQDQASEIIDPGSNKTRAELIKEIFAKALDNSRINIKTEALKSDDPQATPPAIVLLPEAMRRLQEMTAMMQQKAMAFPEEHILMINTNHPLIQQIIQISQGSIVTGSGESPSAQLAKMLCQHVYDLALIAQKGFDAEGMQAFVERSNRVLTKLTEKI, from the coding sequence ATGACGGTACTCGAAAAAGGTAATATCACGATTCATACCGAGAATATCTTCCCTATTATCAAAAAATCTCTCTACACTGACCATGAAATTTTTCTACGGGAATTGATATCTAATAGTGTTGATGCCATCTCGAAATTAAAAATGGCTTCTTTAGCAGGAGAAGCAAGAGGAGAAGTCCCCGAACCAGAAATTAATCTCGCCATCGATAAAGAAAATCGTACCCTATCAATTACCGATAATGGCATCGGGATGACGGGGGAAGAAATCAAGAAATATATTAACCAAGTTGCCTTTTCCAGTGCGGAAGAATTTATCAATAAATACCAAAAATCAGCCAACGATTTAATCGGTCATTTTGGCCTAGGTTTCTATTCGGCTTTTATGGTGGCTAAAAAGGTAGAGATTGATACTCTTTCCTATCAAGAAGGTGCTACCCCTGTCCATTGGTCTTGTGATGGTTCTCCAGAGTTTGAATTAACCGATTCTTCCCGCAGCCAAATCGGCACGACTATTACCCTAACTTTGATGGATGAGGAAGGGGAATATTTAGAACCTGCCCGCATTCGCCAGTTAGTCAAAACCTACTCAGATTTTATGCTCGTTCCCATTAAAATTGATGGGGAAGTGATTAATCAACAACGGGCTTTATGGAAAGAATCTCCTCAAAATCTGACTAAAGAAGACTACCTAGAATTCTATCGTTATCTCTATCCTTTCCAAGAAGAACCTTTACTCTGGGTACATCTGAATACCGATTATCCTTTCTTGCTCAATGGCATTCTTTATTTTCCCAAACTAAGACCGGATGTGGATGTCTCAAAAGGACAATTAAAGTTATTCTGTAATCAGGTTTTTGTCAGCGATCATTGCGAGGAAATTATTCCCGATTTCCTGATGCCCTTGCGAGGAGTTATCGACAGTCCAGATATTCCTTTAAATGTGTCTCGAAGTGCTTTAACCAAAGATCGCACCGTTCGCCGTATTGCCGATTTTATTGCCAAAAAAATTGCTGATCGCCTCAAATCTCTATACAATGAAGACGCAAAAGAATATATTCGTTGTTGGGGAGATGTGGGAACCTTTATTAAATTTGGTTCCTTGAAAGAGGATAAATTTAAACAGCAGGTAGAAGATATTTTAATCTATCGGACTACCTACAAACCCCTAGAAACCCCAGTACAAGTGGCAGTGCAAACCGCCGAAGGTGACGCATGGCAAGAAGCAACGGCGAAAACTCCCCTAGAAGCGATCGAACAGGAAGGTTATACTACTCTCAAAGCCTACCTAGAACGCCATAAAGAACGCCACGAAAATCGAGTTTTTTACTGTACCGATCCTCGTAGTCAATCCACCTACGTTGAACTCTACAAAAATCAAGGTTTAGAAATCCTTTTCTTTGATTCTTTCATCGATACTAATTACTTTATTCCTTTCCTAGAAAGAGAATACTCCGATGTGAAATTCACCCGGGTTGATTCTGAATTAGACTCGACGCTGCTCGAACAGGATCAAGCTAGTGAAATTATCGATCCCGGTAGTAATAAAACCCGGGCTGAATTGATCAAAGAAATCTTCGCCAAAGCCCTCGATAATTCCCGCATCAATATCAAAACTGAAGCCTTGAAATCCGATGATCCCCAAGCTACTCCCCCGGCAATTGTCTTACTTCCAGAAGCGATGCGACGCTTACAGGAAATGACGGCAATGATGCAACAAAAAGCCATGGCTTTCCCCGAAGAACATATTCTGATGATTAATACTAATCATCCCCTAATTCAACAGATTATCCAGATTAGTCAGGGAAGTATTGTTACCGGTAGCGGCGAATCTCCATCGGCGCAATTAGCGAAAATGCTCTGTCAGCACGTTTATGATTTAGCTTTAATCGCTCAAAAAGGATTTGATGCCGAGGGAATGCAAGCTTTTGTGGAACGTTCCAATCGCGTTCTGACTAAGCTAACCGAAAAGATTTAA
- the ribD gene encoding bifunctional diaminohydroxyphosphoribosylaminopyrimidine deaminase/5-amino-6-(5-phosphoribosylamino)uracil reductase RibD → MDRATEFDRTMMQRCLTLARQALGRTSPNPLVGAVIVQEGTIIGEGFHPGAGQPHAEVFALRQAAEKARGATLYVNLEPCNHYGRTPPCSEAIVQAGIKKVVVGMIDPNPLVAGKGIQRLESAGIETLVGVEESECLQLNQGFIHRITAKKPFGILKYAMTLDGKIAATSGHSTWITSPASRQIVHQLRSACDAIIVGGSTVRQDNPHLTTHGLSDHNPLRVVMTRSLDLPSSAHLWDTSQFPTLLYTQIDSNVKLQQQLLTKGVEVIELTEVTPTLVMENLYQRGFCQVLWECGGGLSAAAIAEGMVQKIIAFIAPKIIGGIQAPTAVGDLGFQLMSQALQLKNVTVNYLNPDILIEGYLQSEQ, encoded by the coding sequence ATGGACCGGGCAACAGAATTCGATCGCACAATGATGCAAAGATGTCTAACCCTTGCTAGGCAAGCCTTGGGGCGGACTTCTCCTAATCCTTTGGTGGGTGCTGTGATCGTTCAAGAGGGGACAATTATCGGCGAAGGTTTTCACCCAGGGGCCGGACAACCCCATGCAGAAGTTTTCGCCCTGAGACAGGCAGCAGAAAAAGCTCGTGGTGCCACTTTATACGTCAATCTTGAACCCTGTAACCACTATGGACGTACTCCACCCTGTAGCGAGGCAATTGTGCAAGCAGGCATTAAAAAAGTGGTGGTAGGGATGATCGATCCTAATCCCCTGGTGGCGGGGAAAGGTATTCAAAGATTAGAATCGGCAGGCATCGAGACGCTGGTGGGAGTGGAGGAGTCCGAATGTCTTCAACTCAATCAGGGTTTTATCCATCGCATCACCGCTAAAAAACCCTTCGGTATCCTCAAATATGCCATGACTCTCGATGGCAAAATTGCCGCTACTAGCGGTCATAGCACATGGATTACTAGCCCCGCTTCTCGCCAAATAGTCCATCAACTGCGATCGGCCTGTGATGCGATTATCGTCGGCGGTAGCACTGTCCGTCAAGATAATCCCCACCTAACCACTCACGGCCTCTCCGATCATAATCCCCTGCGCGTGGTCATGACTCGATCGCTCGATTTACCCTCCTCCGCCCATCTTTGGGATACCAGTCAATTTCCCACGCTTCTTTACACACAAATTGATTCTAATGTCAAGCTTCAGCAACAATTATTAACAAAAGGCGTGGAAGTGATCGAACTCACCGAGGTGACACCCACTTTAGTGATGGAAAATCTTTATCAGAGGGGATTTTGTCAGGTTTTGTGGGAGTGCGGCGGCGGTTTAAGTGCAGCGGCGATCGCTGAGGGCATGGTACAAAAAATTATCGCTTTTATTGCGCCCAAAATCATCGGGGGAATCCAGGCACCCACGGCAGTGGGTGATTTAGGTTTCCAGTTAATGAGCCAAGCTTTACAGTTAAAAAATGTCACGGTTAATTATCTCAATCCCGATATTTTGATCGAGGGATATCTGCAAAGTGAACAGTAG
- a CDS encoding ammonium transporter → MKRIARKSGELVGLLPKINPVWLACVPLSAIIFVVWNAAAQAQDAKPLTPEDVQNALNTIWVLIAAILVIFMNAGFAMLETGFCRQKNAVNVLAKNLIVFALSTISFWAIGFSLMFGSVSNEFFGTGGWFLSSSDPATYAMPKYLPTSVFFLFQVAFAGTAATIVSGAVAERIKFVDFLVFSLIIVGIMYPITGHWVWGGGWLADLGFKDFAGSTVVHSVGGWSALTGAAILGPRMGKYINGRTSALPGHNMSIATLGCLILWIGWFGFNPGSALAVNETVPYIAVTTNLAGAAGGIAATFTAWAKDGKPDLSMIINGILAGLVAVTAGCDGVSYWSAAIIGLIAGVVVVYSVSFFDNLKIDDPVGATSVHLVCGVLGTLAVGIFNKDAGLITGQFQLFINQIIGIVAVGAFTVIVSGIVWRILKATLGIRVTPEEEMEGLDVGEHGMEAYSGFVKESDIVAGGHYASSVDMETPSTR, encoded by the coding sequence ATGAAACGAATTGCTCGAAAATCCGGGGAACTTGTCGGTTTGTTACCGAAAATTAACCCTGTCTGGTTAGCCTGTGTTCCCTTGTCTGCGATTATTTTTGTGGTTTGGAACGCGGCCGCACAGGCCCAGGATGCGAAACCCCTAACCCCCGAAGATGTCCAAAACGCCCTCAATACAATCTGGGTTTTAATTGCCGCCATCCTCGTGATCTTTATGAACGCGGGTTTTGCGATGCTAGAAACGGGATTCTGTCGCCAGAAAAATGCCGTTAACGTTCTCGCCAAAAACCTGATCGTTTTCGCCCTCTCCACCATATCATTTTGGGCGATCGGTTTCTCCCTGATGTTTGGGTCTGTCAGTAACGAATTTTTCGGTACAGGAGGTTGGTTCCTTAGCAGTAGCGATCCTGCCACCTACGCCATGCCGAAATATTTGCCCACTTCGGTGTTCTTCCTGTTCCAAGTCGCTTTCGCGGGAACGGCGGCAACCATTGTATCTGGGGCCGTGGCAGAACGGATTAAATTCGTCGATTTCCTCGTTTTTAGCTTAATTATCGTCGGTATCATGTACCCGATCACCGGTCACTGGGTTTGGGGTGGCGGTTGGTTAGCTGACCTTGGTTTTAAAGACTTCGCCGGTTCGACGGTGGTTCACTCGGTGGGTGGTTGGTCTGCTTTAACCGGGGCGGCAATTCTCGGGCCGAGAATGGGTAAATACATCAACGGTCGCACCAGTGCCTTACCCGGCCATAACATGAGTATTGCGACCCTGGGTTGTTTAATTCTCTGGATTGGCTGGTTCGGTTTTAACCCCGGTTCTGCTTTAGCGGTTAATGAAACTGTACCCTATATCGCTGTCACCACTAACCTCGCCGGGGCTGCGGGTGGCATTGCCGCTACCTTTACCGCTTGGGCGAAAGATGGTAAACCCGACCTTTCGATGATTATTAACGGTATTCTCGCCGGTTTAGTAGCCGTTACTGCCGGTTGTGATGGTGTATCCTATTGGTCGGCGGCAATCATCGGTTTAATTGCCGGTGTAGTCGTGGTTTACTCGGTGTCTTTCTTCGATAACCTGAAAATTGATGACCCCGTGGGTGCCACTTCCGTTCACCTCGTCTGTGGTGTGTTGGGAACTTTAGCCGTCGGTATCTTCAACAAAGATGCGGGTTTAATCACCGGTCAATTCCAACTGTTTATTAACCAAATTATCGGGATTGTGGCAGTAGGGGCATTTACCGTGATTGTTAGTGGTATTGTTTGGAGAATCCTCAAGGCTACCCTCGGTATTCGTGTTACTCCCGAAGAAGAAATGGAAGGTCTGGATGTGGGTGAACACGGAATGGAAGCCTATAGCGGTTTCGTCAAGGAGTCCGATATCGTTGCTGGTGGCCATTATGCTTCCAGTGTTGACATGGAAACGCCTAGCACTCGTTAG
- a CDS encoding ammonium transporter: MKKIVGITILLLGLGFNFGVAPVFAETIAAAPPNPISAGDTAWMLISSALVLLMTPGLAFFYGGLVRSRNVLNTMMMSLVAMGVIGVTWVLWGYSLAFDVTPGKSGFGEGIEAFIGGLDWIFLNGVTAAAPDNIGYAPTVPHQVFMVYQMMFAIITPALISGAIVERVNFKAYFWFLLLWSTLIYSPLAHWVWGKGWLAATGALDFAGGTVVHISSGISALVAAWMIGPRRSFGVQTYAPHNVPFVLLGIGLLWFGWFGFNGGSALSSSSLAATAFVNTTIAASAGGLTWMLIEWILRGKPTAIGIASGFLGGLVGITPAAGYVLPIGAILIGSITALSCFFAVSLRAKLRFDDSLDTYPVHGVGGTIGALLTGLFATKAVNPVGNDGLFFGNPGLLWTQFVGVAATYIFAAVGTFVILKVLSLFMELRVKPNTEAEGLDVPEHGEEAYGQEFEFGSSFSYQENSPTTNPRENY, encoded by the coding sequence ATGAAAAAGATCGTAGGAATAACCATACTTTTGCTGGGACTAGGATTCAATTTCGGAGTTGCCCCGGTGTTTGCGGAAACCATCGCCGCCGCTCCCCCCAATCCGATTAGTGCTGGAGATACCGCTTGGATGCTGATCTCGTCGGCTTTAGTTTTATTAATGACCCCCGGACTGGCTTTTTTTTATGGGGGTTTAGTGCGTTCGCGTAACGTCCTCAACACCATGATGATGAGTTTGGTGGCCATGGGTGTCATCGGTGTAACTTGGGTGCTTTGGGGTTATAGTCTCGCTTTCGATGTCACCCCGGGTAAAAGTGGTTTTGGCGAGGGAATTGAAGCTTTTATCGGGGGACTAGATTGGATTTTTCTCAACGGTGTCACCGCCGCCGCACCTGACAATATCGGTTATGCACCCACCGTTCCCCATCAAGTGTTTATGGTCTATCAGATGATGTTTGCGATCATCACCCCGGCTTTAATTTCGGGTGCGATTGTGGAACGGGTTAACTTTAAAGCCTATTTTTGGTTTTTACTGCTTTGGTCCACCTTGATCTATTCTCCCCTAGCTCACTGGGTTTGGGGTAAGGGTTGGTTGGCAGCCACTGGGGCGCTGGATTTCGCTGGTGGAACCGTTGTTCACATTAGTTCCGGGATTTCCGCACTGGTGGCCGCCTGGATGATCGGTCCGCGGCGTAGTTTTGGTGTCCAAACCTATGCACCCCATAATGTGCCGTTTGTTCTCCTAGGTATCGGTTTACTCTGGTTTGGTTGGTTTGGTTTTAATGGGGGTAGCGCGCTTTCTTCTAGTTCGCTGGCAGCCACAGCTTTTGTTAATACCACGATCGCCGCTTCGGCTGGTGGTTTGACATGGATGCTTATAGAATGGATTTTACGGGGTAAACCGACGGCGATCGGTATTGCTAGTGGATTTTTAGGGGGATTAGTGGGTATTACTCCCGCTGCCGGTTATGTGCTGCCGATCGGGGCGATTCTCATTGGTTCGATCACTGCCCTTAGCTGTTTTTTTGCGGTTAGTCTGCGGGCAAAATTGCGCTTTGATGATTCTTTGGATACCTATCCTGTCCATGGTGTCGGCGGGACAATAGGGGCGCTGCTTACGGGGCTTTTTGCCACAAAAGCAGTTAATCCAGTCGGAAATGATGGTTTATTTTTTGGGAATCCGGGGTTACTGTGGACGCAATTTGTTGGCGTTGCCGCTACTTATATCTTTGCTGCCGTGGGTACTTTTGTTATCCTGAAAGTTCTCAGTCTATTTATGGAGCTGCGGGTTAAACCGAATACGGAAGCAGAAGGGTTAGATGTTCCTGAACACGGAGAGGAAGCCTACGGACAGGAATTCGAGTTTGGTAGCAGCTTTTCCTACCAAGAAAATTCTCCGACCACAAATCCTCGAGAAAATTATTAG
- a CDS encoding glycosyltransferase family 2 protein, translated as MLKYSLIVPIYNEEETIAELYRRVSAIMNNLDGAVELILVNDGSKDSSLKRLRELHKADSRVCYISFARNFGHQAAVTAGLNFCRGQVIIVLDADLQDPPELIPQMIEKWQEGYQVVYAQRTKRKQESWFKKLTAYLFYRLLKRLADVDIPADTGDFCLMDRQVVDLLNSLPERNRYIRGLRAWIGFPQTAVKFERDARFAGEVKYTFSKSLSLAINSLVSFSRVPLRFATYLGLFSALISLIMALLVLYWRLQQPDSPITGFATIMIAIFFLGSVQLISIGILGEYIGRIYEEVKGRPTYTITELAGLQIS; from the coding sequence ATGCTAAAATATTCTCTGATCGTCCCCATCTATAACGAGGAAGAAACTATTGCCGAACTGTATCGCCGGGTGAGTGCCATCATGAATAATTTAGATGGGGCGGTAGAATTAATCCTAGTAAATGATGGTAGTAAAGATAGTTCCTTAAAACGGCTGCGAGAACTGCACAAAGCTGATTCACGAGTGTGTTATATCAGTTTCGCCCGCAATTTTGGTCATCAAGCGGCGGTAACTGCTGGACTTAATTTTTGCCGAGGACAAGTAATTATTGTTTTAGATGCCGACCTGCAAGATCCGCCCGAATTAATTCCCCAGATGATTGAAAAATGGCAAGAGGGGTATCAAGTAGTTTATGCCCAAAGAACCAAAAGAAAACAAGAAAGTTGGTTTAAAAAACTGACGGCCTATCTCTTTTATCGTTTGCTTAAAAGACTAGCAGATGTGGATATTCCCGCCGATACAGGAGACTTTTGTTTAATGGATCGTCAGGTAGTAGATCTATTAAATTCTCTCCCAGAAAGAAATCGTTATATTCGTGGGTTGCGCGCTTGGATTGGCTTTCCACAAACTGCGGTTAAATTTGAGCGGGATGCGCGCTTTGCCGGGGAAGTAAAATATACCTTTAGCAAATCATTATCTTTAGCTATTAATAGCCTAGTATCTTTTTCCCGTGTCCCCTTACGTTTTGCCACCTATCTAGGATTATTTTCTGCCCTGATATCTTTGATTATGGCTCTGTTAGTATTATATTGGCGTTTACAGCAACCGGACTCACCGATCACGGGTTTTGCCACGATTATGATCGCTATATTTTTTCTGGGTTCTGTGCAGCTAATTAGCATCGGAATACTAGGAGAATATATCGGCAGAATTTACGAGGAAGTTAAAGGCAGACCCACCTACACAATTACTGAGTTAGCTGGCTTACAAATTTCTTGA
- a CDS encoding alpha/beta fold hydrolase: protein MLTNFRKFQLEVNGITINGVKGGRGFPLLLLHGYPQTHQMWHKIVPRLGANFTVIATDLRGYGDSDKPLPLEDSSNYCKRVMALDQVLLMEKLGYQEFYLIGHDRGARVSHRLALDFPEKVKKLVLLDIAPTLAMYEATDKTFATAYYHWFFLIQPSPFPETLIAANPDYYLQHCLQSWGRDFSAFTEEALGEYQRCFRDLRTITATCADYRAAATIDLEHDRQDLDRKISSPLLVLWGEKGFIARQYDVIALWQQRANQVTGQAIASGHFLPEEAPEETGQAIEDFLR, encoded by the coding sequence ATGCTGACAAATTTTCGGAAATTTCAGCTAGAAGTTAATGGCATTACTATCAATGGTGTCAAAGGTGGGCGCGGTTTTCCGCTGCTTTTGCTCCATGGTTATCCCCAAACCCATCAAATGTGGCATAAAATCGTCCCCCGATTAGGGGCTAATTTTACGGTTATCGCCACGGATCTGCGCGGCTACGGGGATAGCGATAAACCCTTACCCCTAGAGGATTCTAGCAATTATTGCAAGCGAGTCATGGCCCTCGATCAGGTGTTGCTGATGGAAAAATTGGGTTATCAGGAGTTTTATCTAATCGGCCACGATCGAGGGGCGCGAGTTTCCCACCGTCTCGCCCTTGATTTTCCCGAAAAGGTAAAAAAACTCGTTTTACTCGATATAGCCCCGACGCTGGCGATGTACGAGGCGACTGATAAAACTTTTGCCACTGCCTACTATCATTGGTTTTTCTTGATTCAGCCTTCCCCTTTTCCCGAAACCCTGATCGCCGCTAATCCCGATTATTATCTTCAACATTGCTTGCAAAGTTGGGGGCGAGATTTTAGCGCTTTTACAGAGGAAGCTTTGGGGGAATATCAGCGTTGTTTTCGAGATTTAAGGACAATAACCGCCACTTGTGCCGATTATCGGGCCGCCGCTACCATCGATTTAGAGCATGATCGTCAGGATTTAGACCGGAAAATTTCCTCTCCCCTCTTGGTTCTTTGGGGAGAAAAAGGTTTCATTGCACGTCAATACGATGTGATCGCTCTTTGGCAGCAGCGAGCTAATCAAGTCACTGGACAGGCGATCGCCAGCGGTCATTTTTTACCGGAAGAAGCACCGGAAGAGACGGGACAGGCGATCGAGGATTTTCTTCGCTAA
- a CDS encoding histone deacetylase family protein, translated as MISIIYSDEFLDHDTGIYHPEKAARLTAIVGALKQTEWQSKLTWHLPTPLEIRDEVLPLIKQVHNQNYVDILRRICQQGGGRLDADTPVSARSYDVALLAVSGWLDGVDRVLSTGDPAFILARPPGHHATSNYGMGFCLFSNAAIAAYYALENKRVQKVAILDWDVHHGNGTQDIVENHPQIAYCSLHQFPFYPGTGEARETGEFNNVLNIPLSAGSTIKDYQEHFEGQVIPFLKNFQPDLVIVSAGYDANQADPLAGICLHPQDYGILTKYLLTLNKPLLFGLEGGYDLEALAASVVATLEALL; from the coding sequence ATGATCTCGATTATCTATTCCGATGAATTTCTCGATCACGATACAGGTATTTACCATCCCGAAAAAGCGGCGCGTTTAACGGCAATTGTCGGAGCTTTAAAACAAACAGAATGGCAGTCAAAATTAACATGGCATTTACCGACACCGCTCGAAATTCGTGACGAAGTACTCCCTTTGATCAAACAAGTTCATAATCAAAATTATGTTGATATATTGCGGCGAATTTGTCAACAGGGTGGGGGAAGATTGGATGCAGATACTCCCGTTTCTGCGCGTAGTTACGATGTGGCGTTACTAGCGGTTAGTGGCTGGTTAGATGGAGTCGATCGAGTCTTATCTACTGGCGATCCTGCCTTTATTTTAGCCCGTCCACCAGGACATCATGCCACTTCTAATTATGGCATGGGTTTCTGTCTGTTTTCTAATGCTGCTATTGCCGCCTATTATGCTTTAGAAAACAAAAGAGTGCAAAAAGTAGCGATTCTCGATTGGGACGTACATCACGGCAATGGCACCCAGGATATAGTCGAAAATCATCCCCAGATTGCCTATTGTTCCCTCCATCAATTCCCCTTTTATCCCGGCACGGGAGAAGCGAGAGAAACAGGTGAGTTTAATAATGTTTTAAATATTCCCTTATCGGCGGGAAGTACGATTAAAGATTATCAAGAACATTTTGAGGGGCAAGTCATACCTTTTCTGAAAAATTTTCAACCGGATTTAGTGATTGTTAGTGCTGGATATGATGCCAATCAAGCGGATCCTCTGGCGGGAATTTGTTTACACCCACAAGATTATGGAATTTTAACCAAATACCTCTTAACTCTCAATAAACCGCTGCTTTTCGGCTTAGAAGGTGGTTATGATTTAGAAGCTTTAGCGGCTTCCGTCGTCGCCACCTTAGAAGCTTTGCTCTGA
- a CDS encoding Coenzyme F420 hydrogenase/dehydrogenase, beta subunit C-terminal domain → MNSLAPHLKAKALKPNSRRPAKELCSECGLCDTYYIHYVKEACAFLNQQIADLEAEAHGKSRDLNQENDLYFGVHQEMMAAKKKQAIPGAQWTGIVSTIACEMLDRGLVEGVVCVQNTAEDRFQPQPILARTTEEILAAKVNKPTLSPNLSVLEEIEKSGMKRLLVIGVGCQIQALRAVEKKLGLEKLYVLGTPCVDNVTRSGLQKFLETTSRSPETVVHYEFMQDFRVHFKHEDGSIEMVPFFGLKTNKLKDVFAPSCMTCFDYVNSLADLVVGYMGAPFGWQWIVVRNDTGKEMLELVKDQLDTQDVMSSGDRKQAVQNSIPAYDKGVTLPMWAAKMMGVVIEKIGPKGLEYARFSIDSHFTRNYLYVKRNYPEKLAAHVPEYAKKIVEQYKLPD, encoded by the coding sequence ATGAACTCGCTTGCGCCACACCTAAAAGCCAAAGCCCTCAAGCCTAATAGTCGTCGTCCTGCCAAAGAATTGTGTAGCGAGTGCGGACTTTGTGACACTTATTATATTCACTACGTTAAAGAAGCTTGTGCTTTTCTCAATCAACAAATCGCCGATTTAGAAGCAGAAGCACACGGCAAAAGTCGCGACTTAAATCAGGAAAATGATCTCTATTTTGGTGTTCATCAAGAGATGATGGCTGCCAAGAAAAAACAAGCTATTCCCGGGGCGCAATGGACAGGAATCGTCAGTACAATTGCCTGTGAAATGCTCGATCGTGGTTTAGTAGAAGGGGTGGTTTGTGTGCAGAATACCGCCGAGGATCGCTTTCAACCGCAACCGATTCTCGCCCGTACCACCGAAGAAATTCTCGCCGCTAAAGTTAATAAACCGACTCTTTCTCCCAATTTATCAGTCCTAGAAGAAATTGAAAAATCGGGCATGAAACGGTTATTAGTTATCGGAGTTGGTTGTCAAATTCAAGCCCTAAGAGCAGTAGAAAAAAAATTAGGCTTGGAAAAATTATATGTCTTAGGAACTCCCTGCGTCGATAATGTCACCCGCTCAGGACTGCAAAAGTTTCTAGAAACTACCAGTCGTTCCCCAGAAACCGTGGTTCATTACGAATTTATGCAGGATTTTCGGGTACACTTTAAACACGAAGACGGCTCGATCGAAATGGTTCCCTTTTTTGGCTTAAAGACTAATAAATTAAAGGATGTTTTTGCTCCTTCCTGTATGACTTGTTTTGATTACGTTAACTCCCTTGCCGATTTAGTTGTGGGCTATATGGGCGCACCTTTTGGCTGGCAATGGATTGTCGTTCGTAATGATACGGGTAAGGAAATGTTAGAGTTAGTTAAAGACCAATTAGATACCCAAGATGTCATGTCTAGTGGTGATAGAAAACAGGCGGTACAAAATAGCATTCCTGCCTATGATAAAGGTGTAACCTTGCCGATGTGGGCGGCAAAAATGATGGGAGTAGTAATTGAAAAAATCGGGCCTAAAGGTTTAGAATATGCTCGCTTTTCTATCGATTCTCACTTTACCCGTAATTACCTTTATGTTAAACGTAATTATCCTGAAAAATTAGCGGCTCATGTTCCTGAATATGCTAAAAAGATTGTGGAACAGTATAAATTGCCCGATTAA
- a CDS encoding type II toxin-antitoxin system HicB family antitoxin, translating into MNHQREFYVVIERDKDGYYVGEVPQLRGCYSQGETIDELMKNIREVIELCLEDDNPEDVSEFVGIEKLSI; encoded by the coding sequence ATGAACCATCAAAGAGAGTTTTATGTTGTCATTGAACGAGATAAGGATGGATATTATGTTGGGGAAGTTCCTCAACTTCGGGGTTGTTACAGTCAAGGGGAAACGATTGATGAATTGATGAAGAATATCAGGGAAGTGATTGAACTTTGCTTGGAAGATGACAATCCTGAAGATGTGTCGGAGTTTGTTGGAATTGAAAAGCTGTCTATCTGA
- a CDS encoding type II toxin-antitoxin system HicA family toxin has product MPKLPILTGDEVIKALTKIGFQSIRQKGSHLRLKHEDGRVVTVPVHREKTVGKGLLLKILRDAELTQEEFIRLL; this is encoded by the coding sequence ATGCCAAAATTACCGATATTAACCGGTGATGAAGTTATCAAAGCTTTAACTAAAATCGGGTTTCAATCTATCCGACAAAAAGGAAGTCATCTGCGCTTAAAACATGAAGATGGAAGAGTTGTCACCGTACCGGTTCATCGGGAGAAAACTGTCGGGAAAGGATTACTCTTAAAAATTTTGCGCGATGCTGAACTGACACAAGAAGAATTTATTCGTCTGCTGTAA
- a CDS encoding type II toxin-antitoxin system RelE family toxin has translation MVYEVRFTKEAKKDVDKLTPKLKKKLKSIIQDTLSISPYSGKKLVGDLTGFYSIRLSYQDRILYTINDEQKLIYIHRTKTHYGQ, from the coding sequence ATGGTTTATGAAGTCAGATTTACCAAAGAAGCAAAAAAAGATGTTGATAAGCTAACCCCTAAACTTAAGAAAAAACTGAAGTCAATTATCCAAGATACCCTGAGTATTTCTCCCTATAGTGGTAAAAAATTAGTAGGAGATTTAACGGGTTTCTATTCAATTCGCTTAAGTTATCAAGATAGAATACTTTACACCATTAATGATGAACAGAAGTTAATCTATATTCATCGTACTAAAACCCATTATGGGCAATAA